From the Rhodoferax sp. WC2427 genome, one window contains:
- the ftsA gene encoding cell division protein FtsA produces MAKEYKDLVVGVDIGTAKVMVVVAEVLAGGELKLAGFGVAPSNGLKRGVVVNIDATVQSIQLALKEAELMADCKISHVYTGITGSHIRGINSSGMVAVKDREVTAADVARVVETAKAIHISTDQRLLLVEPQEFIIDGQDVKEPIGMSGIRLEAKVHIVTGAQSAAENIIKCIRRCGLDVDQLMLNPLASSLSVLTEDERELGVALVDIGAGTTDVAIFTNGAIRHTAVIPIAGDLITSDIAMALRTPTKDAEDIKVESGYAKQLLADPDAQVEVPGLGDRGPRMLSRQALAGVIEPRVEEIYSLVAQVIRESGFEEVLSSGIVLTGGSVVMPGMVELGEDIFLKPVRRGVPKYRGALSDMVSQPRAATVMGLLEEARIGRARGFKVAQKNGSMKTAVGRVKDWFVGNF; encoded by the coding sequence ATGGCAAAAGAGTACAAAGATTTAGTCGTCGGGGTGGACATCGGTACCGCCAAGGTGATGGTGGTGGTGGCCGAGGTGCTGGCGGGCGGTGAGCTCAAGCTGGCCGGGTTTGGCGTGGCCCCCAGCAACGGCCTCAAGCGTGGCGTGGTGGTGAACATCGACGCGACGGTGCAAAGCATCCAGCTGGCGCTGAAAGAAGCCGAGCTGATGGCCGACTGCAAGATCTCGCACGTCTACACCGGCATCACCGGCAGCCACATCCGCGGCATCAACTCCAGCGGCATGGTGGCGGTGAAAGACCGCGAAGTCACCGCCGCCGACGTGGCCCGCGTGGTGGAAACCGCCAAGGCCATCCACATCTCTACCGATCAGCGCCTGCTGCTGGTGGAGCCGCAGGAATTCATCATTGACGGGCAGGATGTGAAAGAGCCCATCGGCATGAGCGGCATCCGCCTGGAGGCCAAGGTGCACATCGTCACCGGGGCGCAAAGTGCCGCCGAGAACATCATCAAGTGCATCCGCCGCTGCGGCTTGGACGTGGACCAGTTGATGCTGAATCCGCTGGCCAGCAGCCTGTCGGTGCTGACCGAAGACGAGCGCGAACTGGGCGTGGCCCTGGTGGACATCGGCGCGGGCACCACCGACGTGGCCATCTTTACCAACGGCGCGATCCGCCACACCGCCGTGATCCCGATTGCGGGCGACCTGATCACCAGCGACATCGCCATGGCCCTGCGCACGCCCACCAAGGACGCAGAAGACATCAAGGTCGAAAGCGGCTACGCCAAGCAGCTGCTGGCCGATCCGGACGCCCAGGTGGAAGTGCCCGGCCTGGGCGACCGCGGTCCGCGCATGCTCAGCCGCCAGGCCTTGGCCGGCGTGATCGAGCCCCGTGTGGAAGAAATTTATTCGCTGGTGGCCCAGGTGATCCGGGAGTCGGGCTTTGAAGAAGTGCTGTCCAGCGGCATCGTGCTCACCGGCGGCAGCGTGGTCATGCCCGGCATGGTCGAGCTGGGAGAAGACATCTTCTTGAAACCGGTGCGCCGCGGCGTGCCCAAGTACCGCGGCGCACTGTCCGACATGGTCTCGCAGCCCCGCGCCGCTACCGTGATGGGCCTGCTGGAAGAGGCCCGCATCGGCCGCGCCCGCGGCTTCAAGGTGGCGCAGAAAAACGGCTCCATGAAGACGGCAGTCGGCCGCGTCAAAGACTGGTTTGTGGGGAACTTCTGA
- a CDS encoding cell division protein FtsQ/DivIB: MQKVAPPMDVKLMNATATVLFLGALVLGLAALVQWTARQPLFAIRGISVVGDVAHNNDVTLRANLGGKIKGTFFTVDLNATKAAFEAVPWVRKAVVRREFPNRLRVVLQEQQAAAYWGDDSESRLLNTFGEVFEANVGEVDHDDMPRLNGPVEQAGQILGMYHTLAPLLTPLDMTLDQLTLTKRGGWRMQTDAGGEVELGRGTAEEITQRVQRFIGTVAQVAKEYGRTVDAVEEADLRYTEGYALRLRGVTTLAAPLPVPKTKTTGH, translated from the coding sequence ATGCAAAAAGTCGCCCCCCCCATGGACGTGAAACTCATGAACGCCACCGCCACGGTGCTGTTCCTGGGTGCGCTCGTCCTCGGGCTGGCGGCGCTGGTGCAGTGGACGGCCCGCCAGCCGCTGTTTGCCATCCGCGGCATTTCGGTGGTGGGCGATGTGGCGCACAACAACGATGTGACCCTGCGCGCCAACCTGGGCGGCAAGATCAAGGGCACCTTCTTTACCGTGGACCTGAACGCCACCAAGGCCGCATTCGAGGCCGTGCCCTGGGTGCGCAAGGCGGTGGTGCGGCGCGAGTTCCCCAACCGCTTGCGGGTGGTGCTGCAAGAGCAGCAGGCCGCCGCCTACTGGGGCGACGACAGCGAGTCCCGCCTGCTCAATACCTTTGGTGAAGTGTTCGAGGCCAACGTGGGCGAAGTGGACCACGACGACATGCCCCGCCTGAATGGCCCGGTGGAGCAGGCGGGCCAGATCCTGGGCATGTACCACACGCTGGCCCCCTTGCTGACCCCGCTGGACATGACGCTGGACCAGCTGACGCTGACCAAGCGCGGTGGCTGGCGCATGCAGACCGATGCCGGTGGCGAGGTCGAACTGGGCCGCGGCACGGCCGAAGAAATTACCCAACGCGTGCAGCGCTTCATCGGCACCGTGGCCCAGGTGGCCAAGGAATATGGCCGCACCGTGGATGCGGTGGAGGAGGCCGATCTGCGCTACACAGAAGGTTACGCCCTGCGCTTGCGCGGCGTGACCACCCTGGCCGCACCACTGCCGGTGCCCAAGACCAAGACAACAGGACATTGA
- a CDS encoding D-alanine--D-alanine ligase, giving the protein MTLNSLNLGKVAVLMGGASAEREVSKMSGTGVLAALRSQGVDAHAFDPSERDLGDLKREGFDRCFIALHGRFGEDGTVQGALELLGIPYTGSGVMASSIAIDKVMTKRIWRAEGLPTPGWLEVDSAAAARSAFATLGAPMIVKPAREGSTIGLTKVLTLDQVDAAYALAAQLDPAVLCEQFISGDEVTIPLLGMGTQTEVLPVIRIVAPEGNYDYQNKYFTDTTQYLVPCGLPEGEEAAIQALVRKAFLALGCRGWARADVMIDAATRKPYLLEINTAPGMTSHSLVPMSARAAGISYEALCVRLLQTAALDYAKPAA; this is encoded by the coding sequence ATGACCCTAAATTCTTTAAATCTCGGAAAAGTGGCTGTGCTGATGGGCGGTGCGTCCGCCGAGCGCGAAGTGTCCAAAATGTCGGGCACCGGCGTGCTGGCGGCACTGCGCAGCCAGGGCGTGGATGCGCATGCCTTCGACCCGTCGGAGCGCGATCTGGGCGACCTGAAGCGCGAGGGCTTCGACCGCTGCTTCATCGCCCTGCATGGCCGCTTCGGCGAAGACGGTACGGTGCAAGGCGCGCTGGAGCTGCTGGGCATTCCGTACACCGGCTCCGGCGTAATGGCCTCCAGCATCGCCATCGACAAGGTCATGACCAAGCGCATCTGGCGCGCCGAAGGCCTGCCCACCCCCGGCTGGCTCGAGGTGGACAGCGCCGCCGCGGCCCGCAGCGCCTTCGCCACACTGGGCGCGCCGATGATCGTCAAGCCCGCCCGTGAAGGCTCCACCATCGGACTCACCAAGGTACTGACCTTGGACCAGGTGGATGCGGCCTACGCGTTGGCCGCTCAGCTGGACCCCGCCGTGCTGTGCGAGCAGTTCATCAGCGGCGACGAGGTCACCATTCCGCTGCTGGGCATGGGCACCCAGACCGAGGTGCTGCCGGTGATCCGCATCGTCGCGCCCGAAGGCAACTACGACTACCAGAACAAGTACTTCACCGACACCACGCAGTACCTGGTGCCCTGTGGCCTGCCCGAGGGTGAAGAGGCTGCCATCCAGGCCCTGGTGCGCAAAGCTTTTCTGGCCCTGGGCTGCCGCGGCTGGGCCCGTGCCGATGTGATGATCGACGCGGCCACCCGCAAGCCCTACCTGCTGGAGATCAACACCGCCCCCGGCATGACCAGCCATTCGCTGGTGCCCATGTCGGCCCGCGCCGCAGGCATCAGCTACGAAGCCCTGTGCGTGCGCCTGCTGCAAACTGCGGCGCTGGACTACGCCAAACCGGCGGCCTGA
- the murC gene encoding UDP-N-acetylmuramate--L-alanine ligase, whose protein sequence is MKHAVRHLHFVGIGGSGMSAIAEVLHKLGYTVSGSDQSDSATLRRLAGLGITTFIGHTPANVLGADAIVTSTAVKADNPEVLAARENKVPIVPRALMLAELMRLKQGIAIAGTHGKTTTTSLVASVLVEAGLDPTFVIGGRLNSAGANARLGTGDYIVVEADESDASFLHLLPVMAVVTNIDADHMETYGHDFNNLKKAFVDFLHRMPFYGTAILCTDDPGVRAIVDEVTNPVTSYGFEEGAQVRAVDVRAVGGQMHFTVQRRNGVVLSDLDVVLNLPGRHNVLNALSAIAIAAELDLPDAAVQRALATFEGVGRRFQPYGEQPAKDGGTFTLVDDYGHHPVEMAATLSAARGAFPGRRLVLAFQPHRYSRTRDCFEDFVRVIGEADVVLLGEIYAAGEAAIVAADGRALARALRVAGRVEPVFIDDIAAMPQAIADIARDGDVVLCMGAGSIGAVPGKVVDLLSKKELLTQVG, encoded by the coding sequence ATGAAACACGCCGTACGCCACTTGCACTTTGTCGGAATCGGTGGTTCCGGCATGTCGGCCATCGCCGAGGTGCTGCATAAACTGGGTTACACCGTCTCGGGATCGGACCAGTCGGACAGCGCCACGCTGCGCCGTCTGGCGGGCCTGGGCATCACCACCTTCATCGGCCATACCCCGGCCAATGTGCTGGGGGCAGATGCCATCGTCACCTCCACCGCCGTCAAGGCCGACAACCCCGAGGTGCTGGCCGCGCGTGAAAACAAGGTGCCCATCGTGCCGCGCGCACTGATGCTGGCCGAGCTGATGCGCCTGAAGCAGGGCATTGCGATTGCCGGTACGCACGGCAAAACCACCACCACCAGCCTGGTGGCCAGCGTGCTAGTCGAGGCCGGGCTGGACCCGACCTTTGTGATCGGCGGTCGCCTCAACAGCGCTGGAGCCAATGCGCGCTTGGGCACCGGCGACTACATCGTGGTCGAGGCCGACGAATCCGACGCGTCCTTCCTGCACCTGCTGCCCGTGATGGCGGTGGTGACGAATATCGACGCCGACCACATGGAAACCTACGGCCACGACTTCAACAATCTGAAGAAGGCCTTTGTCGACTTTCTGCACCGCATGCCCTTCTACGGCACGGCCATCCTGTGCACCGACGACCCCGGCGTGCGCGCCATCGTCGACGAGGTGACCAACCCCGTCACCAGCTACGGTTTTGAAGAAGGTGCCCAGGTACGGGCCGTGGACGTGCGCGCCGTGGGTGGCCAGATGCACTTTACCGTGCAGCGCCGCAATGGCGTGGTGTTGTCCGACCTGGACGTGGTACTGAACCTGCCGGGCCGCCACAACGTACTGAACGCGCTGTCGGCCATCGCCATCGCCGCCGAGCTGGACCTGCCCGATGCCGCCGTGCAGCGCGCGCTGGCCACTTTCGAGGGCGTGGGCCGCCGCTTCCAGCCTTATGGCGAGCAGCCTGCCAAAGACGGTGGCACGTTCACCTTGGTGGACGACTACGGCCACCACCCGGTGGAGATGGCGGCCACGCTGTCGGCCGCGCGCGGCGCGTTTCCGGGCCGCCGCCTGGTGCTGGCCTTCCAGCCGCACCGCTACAGCCGCACGCGCGACTGTTTTGAGGACTTTGTGCGCGTGATTGGCGAGGCCGATGTGGTGCTGCTGGGTGAAATCTACGCGGCGGGCGAGGCCGCCATCGTCGCCGCCGATGGCCGGGCGCTGGCCCGTGCCCTGCGCGTGGCAGGCCGGGTGGAGCCGGTCTTCATCGACGATATTGCCGCCATGCCGCAGGCCATTGCCGATATCGCCCGTGACGGCGACGTGGTGCTGTGCATGGGCGCAGGCTCCATCGGTGCCGTGCCCGGCAAGGTGGTTGATTTGCTATCGAAAAAAGAGCTGCTTACGCAGGTGGGATGA
- the murG gene encoding undecaprenyldiphospho-muramoylpentapeptide beta-N-acetylglucosaminyltransferase — MTARHLVVMAAGTGGHIIPGLAVAREMQRRGWTVSWLGTLHGMENKLVPPSGIAMDRIAFSGLRGKGMVHALTGGVRMLAAFWSCLQILRKRHANAVLGMGGYVCFPGGLMASLLGKPLMLVNADAALLMSNKALLPVADRVAFGFEGPATQGIRRAVVTGNPVRAEIESIAPPAERFAGRQGPLRLLVVGGSLGAKAINDCLPQALARLPADQRPQVVHQTGVAQQAAVQAAYAAQGISAQVLPFIDDMATELAQCDLILCRAGAVTVSELCAAGVAAVLVPLVVSTTSHQRDNATWLADKQAGIYLAQAELTPPHLADLLTRLNREQLLAMATQARALAKPHAASRVADELERLVRP, encoded by the coding sequence ATGACGGCGCGCCATCTGGTCGTCATGGCAGCCGGTACGGGCGGACACATCATCCCCGGCCTGGCGGTGGCGCGCGAGATGCAGCGGCGCGGCTGGACGGTCAGCTGGCTTGGCACGCTGCACGGCATGGAGAACAAGCTGGTGCCGCCCTCGGGCATTGCCATGGACCGCATCGCCTTCAGCGGACTGCGCGGCAAGGGCATGGTGCACGCGCTGACCGGCGGCGTGCGCATGCTGGCGGCTTTCTGGAGCTGCCTGCAGATTTTGCGCAAGCGCCACGCCAACGCCGTGTTGGGCATGGGCGGCTATGTCTGCTTCCCCGGCGGGCTCATGGCCTCGCTGCTGGGCAAGCCCCTGATGCTGGTGAACGCCGATGCCGCGCTGCTGATGAGCAACAAGGCGCTGCTGCCGGTGGCCGACCGCGTTGCGTTTGGTTTTGAAGGCCCAGCCACGCAAGGCATACGCCGTGCAGTGGTCACCGGCAACCCGGTACGTGCCGAGATCGAGTCCATCGCTCCGCCCGCCGAACGCTTTGCGGGCCGCCAGGGGCCACTGCGCTTGCTGGTGGTGGGTGGTAGCTTGGGTGCCAAGGCTATCAACGACTGCCTGCCGCAGGCCCTGGCCCGGTTGCCCGCCGACCAGCGGCCCCAGGTGGTGCACCAGACCGGCGTGGCCCAGCAGGCGGCCGTGCAGGCGGCCTATGCCGCGCAGGGTATTTCCGCCCAGGTGCTGCCATTCATCGACGACATGGCCACCGAGTTGGCGCAATGTGACCTCATCCTCTGCCGCGCCGGTGCCGTCACCGTCAGCGAGCTGTGCGCTGCCGGAGTGGCGGCCGTGCTGGTGCCCTTGGTGGTAAGCACCACTTCGCACCAGCGTGACAACGCCACCTGGCTGGCCGACAAGCAGGCCGGTATCTACCTTGCGCAGGCCGAGCTGACACCGCCGCACCTGGCCGACCTATTGACCCGCCTGAACCGCGAGCAGCTGCTTGCGATGGCAACCCAGGCCCGCGCGCTGGCCAAGCCCCATGCGGCGTCGCGCGTTGCCGATGAACTAGAAAGATTGGTGCGTCCATGA
- the ftsW gene encoding putative lipid II flippase FtsW, whose product MSTLSLRLPARFRDWFKGLPKAAADALPVKLGSSGFSRTPSQPTRVHGFDQPLLWVTVALLAWGLVMVYSASIAMPDNPRFAKYDHNFFLIRHAVFLCVAFVAALIAFQVPMRTWERWAPWLFIVSLVLLIAVLIPGVGKVVYGARRWLPLGVMNFQPSEMAKFAVVIYAADYMVRKMDVKENFWRAVWPMGAAVGMVGVLLLAEPDMGAFMVIAVIAMGILFLGGVNARMFFLIATVLVGAFSMMIAFNDYRRARIFAYLDPWSDSNALAKGYQLTHSLIAIGRGEIFGVGLGGSIEKLSWLPEAHTDFLLAVIGEEFGLVGVVTVICLFFWLVRRIMHIGRQSIALDRLFAGLVAQGVGLWMGFQTFINMGVNLGALPTKGLTLPLMSFGGSAILWNLVALAVVLRVDYENRQLMHGARV is encoded by the coding sequence ATGAGCACCCTGTCCCTGCGTCTGCCTGCGCGGTTTCGCGACTGGTTCAAGGGCCTGCCCAAGGCGGCGGCCGATGCCTTGCCGGTCAAGCTCGGGTCCAGCGGCTTCTCGCGCACACCCAGCCAGCCAACCCGTGTGCACGGCTTTGACCAGCCGCTGCTGTGGGTGACCGTGGCACTGCTGGCCTGGGGCCTGGTGATGGTGTATTCGGCCTCGATCGCCATGCCCGACAACCCCCGCTTCGCCAAGTACGACCACAACTTCTTCCTGATCCGGCACGCAGTGTTTCTGTGTGTGGCCTTTGTGGCAGCGCTGATCGCGTTCCAGGTGCCGATGCGCACCTGGGAGCGCTGGGCTCCGTGGCTGTTCATCGTCTCGCTGGTGTTGTTGATCGCGGTGCTGATTCCGGGCGTGGGCAAGGTGGTGTACGGCGCACGGCGCTGGCTGCCCTTGGGGGTGATGAACTTCCAGCCGTCCGAGATGGCCAAGTTTGCCGTTGTCATCTATGCGGCCGACTACATGGTGCGCAAGATGGACGTGAAAGAGAACTTCTGGCGCGCCGTCTGGCCCATGGGGGCGGCCGTGGGCATGGTGGGCGTGCTGCTGCTGGCCGAGCCCGACATGGGCGCATTTATGGTGATTGCGGTGATCGCCATGGGCATTCTGTTTCTGGGCGGCGTGAACGCCCGCATGTTCTTTCTGATCGCCACCGTGCTGGTGGGGGCCTTCAGCATGATGATTGCCTTCAACGACTACCGCCGGGCGCGCATCTTTGCCTACCTGGACCCCTGGAGCGACAGCAATGCGCTGGCCAAGGGCTACCAGCTCACCCATTCGCTGATCGCCATCGGCCGGGGCGAGATCTTTGGCGTGGGGCTGGGCGGCAGCATCGAAAAGCTCAGCTGGCTGCCCGAGGCGCACACCGACTTCTTGCTGGCCGTGATTGGCGAGGAGTTTGGCCTGGTCGGCGTGGTCACGGTGATCTGCCTGTTCTTCTGGCTGGTCCGCCGCATCATGCACATTGGCCGCCAGTCGATTGCGTTAGACCGCCTGTTTGCCGGCCTGGTCGCCCAGGGCGTGGGCCTGTGGATGGGTTTTCAAACCTTCATCAACATGGGCGTGAACCTGGGCGCGCTGCCCACCAAGGGGCTGACCCTGCCGCTGATGAGCTTCGGCGGCTCAGCGATTCTGTGGAATCTGGTGGCTTTGGCCGTGGTGCTGCGCGTTGATTATGAAAACAGGCAACTCATGCATGGAGCCCGTGTATGA
- the murD gene encoding UDP-N-acetylmuramoyl-L-alanine--D-glutamate ligase produces MRHLQDLPVLILGLGASGLAMARWCAQHGAQVTVADTREAPPQLAALQTEVPAVRFIGGVFSAALAQGVRAVYRSPGLSPEVLAPVLAEAQRAGLPVGGELTLFARALADLRLAPAAVEPQPEPEEDTLPSDDDEAPLAIAAPAVPLGYQPAVLAITGTNGKTTVTSLTGQLVARAGKTVAVAGNIGPTLLDTLAAHMAANTLPEVWVLELSSFQLDAAQGFEPTAAAVLNLTQDHLDWHGSMQAYGAAKARIFGQHGLMLLNREDPGVMAMLPEPIRVRLQKPQLRRYTTFGGDMPQRPGDFGLEVVNGMAWLVRALEADETKRKRSEAADDLYIQRLMPADALRIRGRHNAVNALAALALATAAGCALAPMLYGLREYRGEPHRVESVDTVREIEYFDDSKGTNVGATVAALNGLGAERRIVVIMGGEGKGQDFSPLAAPVARYARAVVLMGRDAPLIRAALADAGVALVDADSMAQAVQLASQRAHPGDAVLMSPACASFDMFKNYEHRAQVFIEAVMALADGGEGEA; encoded by the coding sequence ATGCGGCACTTGCAAGACCTCCCCGTGTTGATCCTGGGCCTCGGTGCGTCCGGGCTGGCCATGGCGCGCTGGTGCGCCCAGCATGGCGCGCAGGTCACCGTGGCAGACACGCGCGAGGCCCCACCCCAACTGGCGGCCTTGCAGACCGAAGTGCCCGCAGTGCGTTTCATTGGCGGCGTTTTCAGCGCGGCCCTGGCGCAGGGCGTGCGCGCCGTGTACCGCTCGCCGGGCCTCTCGCCCGAAGTGCTGGCGCCGGTGCTGGCCGAGGCGCAGCGCGCCGGTTTGCCGGTCGGCGGTGAGCTGACCCTGTTTGCCCGGGCGCTGGCCGATTTGCGCCTGGCCCCCGCGGCTGTGGAGCCGCAGCCCGAGCCGGAGGAGGACACCCTCCCTTCCGACGACGACGAAGCCCCCTTGGCCATTGCCGCACCTGCCGTACCGCTGGGCTACCAGCCCGCCGTGCTGGCCATCACCGGCACCAATGGCAAGACCACCGTAACGTCGCTCACCGGCCAGTTGGTGGCCCGCGCGGGTAAAACCGTGGCTGTGGCCGGCAACATCGGCCCCACGCTGCTGGACACCCTGGCGGCCCACATGGCGGCTAACACCTTGCCCGAGGTCTGGGTGCTGGAGCTGTCCAGCTTCCAGCTCGACGCGGCCCAAGGCTTTGAGCCCACCGCCGCCGCCGTGCTTAACCTCACGCAAGACCATCTGGACTGGCATGGCAGCATGCAGGCCTATGGCGCGGCCAAAGCCCGCATCTTTGGCCAGCACGGCCTGATGCTGCTCAACCGCGAAGACCCCGGCGTGATGGCCATGCTGCCCGAGCCGATCCGCGTGCGCCTGCAAAAGCCCCAGTTGCGCCGCTACACCACCTTTGGCGGTGACATGCCCCAGCGCCCCGGTGACTTCGGCCTCGAAGTGGTCAATGGCATGGCCTGGCTGGTGCGCGCCCTGGAAGCCGACGAAACCAAGCGCAAACGCAGCGAAGCCGCAGACGATCTGTACATCCAGCGCCTGATGCCTGCCGACGCACTGCGCATCCGGGGCCGCCACAACGCCGTCAACGCCCTGGCTGCCCTGGCACTGGCCACGGCGGCGGGCTGCGCGCTGGCCCCCATGCTTTACGGCCTGCGCGAATACCGGGGCGAGCCGCACCGCGTCGAGTCGGTCGATACCGTGCGCGAAATCGAATATTTTGACGATAGCAAAGGCACCAACGTCGGCGCCACCGTGGCCGCACTCAATGGCCTGGGGGCCGAGCGCCGCATCGTGGTCATTATGGGCGGCGAGGGCAAGGGCCAGGATTTCAGCCCCCTGGCTGCGCCGGTGGCGCGCTACGCCCGTGCGGTGGTGCTGATGGGCCGCGACGCGCCGCTGATCCGCGCGGCCCTGGCCGACGCGGGTGTCGCCCTGGTCGATGCCGACAGCATGGCCCAGGCGGTGCAACTGGCCAGCCAGCGCGCCCACCCCGGGGATGCCGTACTGATGTCGCCTGCTTGCGCCAGCTTTGACATGTTCAAGAATTACGAGCACCGCGCCCAGGTGTTCATTGAAGCCGTCATGGCCTTGGCCGATGGCGGGGAGGGCGAGGCATGA
- the mraY gene encoding phospho-N-acetylmuramoyl-pentapeptide-transferase, with product MLPSLAQWLQTLSPEFGFFRVFQYLTFRAVMAAMTALLIGVAAGPAVIRRLAALKIGQPIRGYGMESHLAKQGTPTMGGVLILLSIAISTLLWVDLSNRFVWIVLLVTLGFGAIGWVDDWRKVVNKDPEGMRSREKYMWQSLIGVVAALYLVFSISENSNMRVLELFFSWVQSGFDLSLPPKAGLQLPFFKEVSYPLGVLGFVVLTYLVIVGSSNAVNLTDGLDGLAIMPVVLVGSALGVFAYVTGSSVYSKYLFLPHIPGAGELLVFCTAMAGAGLAFLWFNTHPAQVFMGDVGALALGGALGTVAVIVRQEVVLSIMGGIFVVEALSVMLQVSWFKYTKKKTGTGRRILKMAPLHHHFEKSGWKETQVVVRFWIITMLLCLVGLSTLKLR from the coding sequence GTGCTGCCTAGTCTTGCCCAGTGGTTGCAAACCCTGTCACCCGAGTTCGGGTTCTTTCGCGTGTTCCAGTACCTCACGTTCCGTGCGGTGATGGCCGCCATGACGGCTTTGCTGATTGGCGTGGCTGCAGGCCCGGCGGTGATCCGCCGCCTGGCTGCGCTGAAGATCGGCCAGCCCATCCGGGGCTACGGCATGGAAAGCCACCTGGCCAAGCAAGGTACGCCCACCATGGGCGGGGTGCTGATTTTGCTGTCCATCGCCATCTCGACCCTGCTGTGGGTGGATTTGAGCAACCGGTTTGTCTGGATTGTTTTGCTGGTCACCCTGGGTTTTGGGGCGATTGGCTGGGTGGACGACTGGCGCAAGGTGGTCAACAAGGACCCCGAAGGCATGCGTTCGCGCGAGAAGTACATGTGGCAGTCGCTGATCGGCGTGGTGGCAGCGCTCTACCTGGTGTTCAGCATTTCCGAAAACTCCAACATGCGGGTGCTGGAGCTGTTCTTCAGCTGGGTGCAGTCCGGCTTCGATTTGAGCCTGCCACCCAAGGCCGGCCTGCAACTGCCGTTTTTCAAGGAAGTCAGCTATCCGCTGGGCGTGCTGGGCTTTGTGGTGCTGACCTACCTGGTGATCGTGGGCTCCAGCAACGCGGTGAATCTGACCGACGGCCTGGACGGTCTGGCCATCATGCCGGTGGTGCTGGTGGGCTCGGCGCTGGGCGTGTTTGCCTACGTGACGGGCAGCTCGGTCTACTCCAAATACCTGTTCCTGCCGCACATTCCCGGCGCGGGCGAATTGCTGGTTTTCTGCACCGCCATGGCTGGTGCCGGGCTGGCGTTTTTGTGGTTCAACACCCATCCGGCGCAGGTCTTCATGGGCGACGTGGGCGCGCTGGCGCTGGGCGGCGCTTTGGGCACCGTGGCCGTGATCGTGCGCCAGGAAGTGGTGTTGTCCATCATGGGTGGCATCTTCGTGGTCGAGGCCTTGTCGGTCATGCTGCAGGTCAGTTGGTTCAAGTACACCAAGAAGAAAACCGGCACCGGGCGGCGCATCCTCAAGATGGCCCCGCTGCACCACCATTTCGAGAAAAGCGGTTGGAAAGAGACCCAGGTCGTCGTGCGTTTCTGGATCATCACCATGCTGCTGTGCCTGGTGGGCTTGTCCACCTTGAAGTTGCGCTAA